A window of the Argopecten irradians isolate NY unplaced genomic scaffold, Ai_NY scaffold_0289, whole genome shotgun sequence genome harbors these coding sequences:
- the LOC138312354 gene encoding C1q-related factor-like encodes MYRDDVQLSCHCEIRQEALQKENIRLADKSSTLEGEVKFLQEKTVSLEEKIVTLEDKITSLEQDQRSTEQTEITRPCPEDSGGIDESRIASQPKDGAKKISKRVDTTTESIVAFHAILTQTITNPTSGHIIQFGKTVTNIGSHYNSQNGEFVCPEVGVYKFSWTIHVHQGQYMTTELVRNGVVIGSGISGADTYFTTGSASAITMLVPGDSVWLRVLYHDSGSSIYPNFTIFNGFRLH; translated from the exons ATGTATAGGGACGACGTCCAACTTTCCTGTCATTGTGAGATTCGCCAAG AGGCCCTCCAAAAGGAAAACATCCGACTTGCAGATAAATCGTCTACTCTGGAAGGAGAAGTTAAATTTCTTCAAGAGAAAACTGTTTCACTTGAAGAGAAAATCGTAACTCTCGAAGACAAAATCACTTCACTTGAACAGGATCAGCGTTCTACAGAACAGACAGAAATCACTAGACCATGTCCAGAAGATTCGGGAGGAATTGATGAATCCCGAATAGCAAGCCAACCTAAAG ATGGCGCTAAGAAGATAAGCAAACGTGTCG ACACCACCACTGAGAGTATAGTAGCATTCCACGCCATTCTCACACAAACGATAACAAATCCAACGTCAGGTCATATCATTCAGTTCGGCAAAACTGTTACAAACATCGGCTCACACTACAATTCTCAAAATGGCGAATTCGTCTGTCCGGAAGTTGGCGTTTACAAGTTTTCCTGGACAATCCACGTTCATCAGGGCCAATATATGACTACAGAATTGGTTCGCAATGGCGTGGTAATAGGGTCCGGTATTAGCGGGGCCGATACATATTTTACCACCGGCTCGGCCTCGGCGATAACAATGCTGGTTCCTGGTGACTCAGTTTGGTTACGAGTATTATACCACGACAGTGGTAGTAGCATATACCCTAACTTTACGATATTTAACGGATTTCGCCTGCACTAG